One window of the Streptomyces sp. NBC_00259 genome contains the following:
- a CDS encoding glutamate racemase, producing MKIALMDSGIGLLAAAAAVRRLRPDADLVLSCDPDGMPWGPRTPEEVTERALTVARAAAAHRPDALIVACNTASVHALPALRAELEPGLPVIGTVPAIKPAAASGGRIAIWATPATTGSPYQRGLIRDFADGAEVTEVPCPGLADAVEEADETAIDRTVAAAAALTPSDACALVLGCTHYELVAERIRAAVCEGRPEGLAPLVLHGSAGAVAAQALRRIDAAPAPAAPPSGLLTVLLSGRESELPAAAKAYAEGRLLGAVNPVTPTH from the coding sequence GTGAAGATCGCGCTCATGGACTCCGGAATCGGCCTCCTCGCGGCGGCCGCGGCGGTGCGCCGGCTTCGGCCGGACGCGGATCTCGTCCTCTCCTGCGACCCCGACGGGATGCCATGGGGCCCGCGGACGCCGGAAGAGGTCACCGAGCGGGCCCTCACCGTGGCCAGGGCCGCGGCGGCACACCGCCCCGACGCGCTGATCGTCGCCTGCAACACCGCCTCCGTCCACGCGCTGCCCGCACTGCGTGCCGAACTGGAGCCCGGACTGCCCGTCATCGGTACCGTGCCCGCCATCAAGCCCGCGGCGGCGAGCGGCGGCCGCATCGCCATCTGGGCCACCCCGGCCACCACCGGCAGCCCCTACCAGCGCGGGCTCATCCGTGACTTCGCCGACGGAGCCGAGGTCACCGAGGTGCCGTGCCCCGGTCTCGCCGACGCCGTGGAGGAGGCGGACGAGACCGCCATCGACCGGACCGTGGCCGCCGCGGCCGCACTCACTCCTTCGGACGCATGCGCGCTCGTCCTTGGCTGCACGCACTACGAACTGGTCGCCGAGCGCATCCGCGCCGCCGTCTGCGAGGGCCGCCCCGAAGGGCTCGCACCTCTCGTGCTGCACGGCTCCGCCGGTGCCGTCGCGGCGCAGGCGCTGCGCCGTATCGACGCAGCTCCCGCGCCTGCCGCCCCGCCGAGCGGCCTGCTGACGGTGCTGCTCAGCGGGCGGGAGTCGGAGCTTCCCGCAGCCGCCAAGGCGTATGCGGAGGGCAGATTGCTGGGCGCGGTGAATCCGGTCACGCCCACGCACTGA
- a CDS encoding MFS transporter, which produces MAAPATAPPAPSSLKRIVAASLIGTTIEWYDFFLYGSAAALVFNKLFFPGSDPLVGTLLSFLTYAVGFAARPLGALVFGHYGDRLGRKKLLVLSLLLMGGATFAIGLLPTHATIGTAAPVLLTVLRLVQGFALGGEWGGAVLLVSEHGDARRRGFWASWPQTGAPAGQLLATGVLSALTALLSDAAFTSWGWRIPFLLSGVLVIVGLWIRLSVDESPVFKAALAQAEERKAASDQVEKMPLVAVLRHHWRDVLVAMGARMAENISYYVITAFILVYATTSAGLSKQTALNAVLIASAVHFAVIPLWGALSDRIGRRPVYLIGAVGVGLWMFPFFALIDSKSFGSLLLAVTVGLILHGAMYAPQAAFFSEMFATRMRYSGASIGAQFASVAAGAPAPLIATALLADYGNSTPIALYVIAAALLTVVAIACARETRDRDLADVTAGQSGDRDARGAVTAADAPTSA; this is translated from the coding sequence ATGGCCGCCCCCGCAACCGCTCCACCAGCTCCCAGCTCGCTCAAGCGCATCGTCGCCGCGAGCCTCATCGGCACCACCATCGAGTGGTACGACTTCTTCCTGTACGGATCAGCCGCGGCGCTGGTCTTCAACAAGCTGTTCTTTCCCGGGTCCGATCCGCTGGTGGGCACCCTGCTGTCGTTCCTGACGTATGCCGTCGGGTTCGCCGCGCGGCCGCTCGGGGCGCTGGTGTTCGGGCACTACGGAGACCGGCTCGGGCGCAAGAAGTTGTTGGTGCTGAGCCTGCTGCTCATGGGCGGGGCGACGTTCGCGATCGGGTTGCTGCCGACGCATGCGACGATCGGCACCGCCGCTCCCGTGCTGCTGACGGTCCTGCGGCTGGTCCAGGGGTTCGCGCTCGGCGGGGAGTGGGGCGGAGCCGTCCTGCTGGTGTCGGAGCACGGGGACGCCCGCCGGCGCGGGTTCTGGGCCTCGTGGCCGCAGACCGGGGCGCCGGCGGGGCAGTTGCTGGCGACCGGTGTGCTGTCGGCGCTGACCGCGCTGCTGTCGGACGCCGCGTTCACCTCATGGGGCTGGCGCATACCGTTCCTGCTGTCCGGTGTGCTGGTGATCGTCGGTTTGTGGATTCGTCTCTCTGTCGACGAGTCGCCGGTGTTCAAGGCGGCGCTGGCGCAGGCCGAGGAGCGCAAGGCGGCGTCCGACCAGGTGGAGAAGATGCCGCTGGTCGCGGTGCTGCGGCATCACTGGCGGGACGTCCTCGTGGCCATGGGCGCGCGTATGGCGGAGAACATCAGCTACTACGTGATCACCGCGTTCATCCTCGTCTACGCGACCACCTCGGCGGGCCTGAGCAAGCAGACCGCGCTCAACGCGGTCCTCATCGCCTCCGCGGTGCACTTCGCCGTGATTCCTCTCTGGGGTGCACTGTCGGACCGGATCGGGCGCCGGCCGGTGTATCTGATCGGCGCGGTCGGTGTGGGCCTGTGGATGTTCCCGTTCTTCGCGCTCATCGACAGCAAGTCGTTCGGCAGTCTGCTGCTCGCCGTCACGGTCGGCCTGATCCTGCACGGAGCCATGTACGCGCCGCAGGCGGCGTTCTTCTCGGAGATGTTCGCGACGCGCATGCGGTACTCGGGGGCGTCCATCGGGGCCCAGTTCGCGTCGGTCGCGGCCGGGGCGCCCGCGCCGCTGATCGCGACGGCGCTCCTCGCCGACTACGGCAACTCCACGCCGATCGCGCTCTACGTCATCGCCGCCGCTCTGCTGACGGTCGTGGCCATCGCCTGCGCACGGGAGACCCGCGACCGGGACCTGGCCGACGTGACGGCCGGGCAGAGCGGAGACCGGGATGCCCGGGGCGCGGTGACCGCGGCCGACGCCCCGACATCCGCCTGA
- a CDS encoding glycosyltransferase, producing the protein MSTLAWIALGSLAAWLWLLLGQGFFWRTDQRLPRRTAPDSWPSVVIVVPARDEAAVLPESLPSLLRQSYPGEAEVVLVDDGSKDGTGDLARKLAEQYAGLPLTVTSPGEPEPGWTGKLWALRHGIELARTRRPEYLLLTDADIAHEPDSLCELVAAAKTQGLDLVSQMARLRVATGWERLVVPAFVYFFAQLYPFRWINKERAWATAAAGGCVLLRTDTAQRASIPDSVRQSVIDDVAVARAVRRAGGRVWLGLAERVDSVRPYPRFADLWRMVSRCAYAQLRHSPLLLAGTVAGLAVVYLAPPFAVYVAVRADAPGDAVAGWVGLLAWAVMAGTYIPMLRYYRQTLWLAPLLPFTALLYLLMTVDSAVQHYRGRGAAWKGRTYARPEAAPDR; encoded by the coding sequence ATGAGCACCCTTGCGTGGATCGCCCTGGGTTCCCTGGCCGCCTGGCTGTGGCTGCTCCTCGGGCAGGGCTTCTTCTGGCGTACGGACCAGCGGCTGCCCCGGCGTACGGCGCCGGACAGCTGGCCGTCCGTCGTGATCGTCGTACCGGCCAGGGACGAGGCGGCCGTGCTGCCGGAGAGTCTGCCGTCGCTGCTGCGCCAGTCCTATCCGGGCGAGGCCGAGGTGGTCCTCGTCGACGACGGCAGCAAGGACGGTACGGGCGATCTGGCGCGCAAACTGGCCGAGCAGTACGCGGGGCTGCCGCTGACCGTGACCTCGCCGGGCGAACCGGAGCCGGGCTGGACGGGCAAGCTCTGGGCGCTGCGGCACGGCATCGAACTCGCGCGTACCCGCCGCCCCGAGTATCTGCTGCTGACGGATGCCGATATCGCTCATGAGCCGGACAGCCTGTGCGAGCTGGTCGCGGCCGCGAAGACGCAAGGCCTCGATCTGGTGTCGCAGATGGCGCGGTTGCGGGTGGCCACGGGCTGGGAGCGCCTCGTCGTGCCCGCCTTCGTGTACTTCTTCGCCCAGCTCTACCCGTTCCGCTGGATCAACAAGGAGCGGGCGTGGGCGACGGCGGCGGCGGGCGGGTGTGTGCTGCTGCGTACGGACACGGCCCAGCGAGCGTCGATTCCGGACTCGGTGCGCCAGTCGGTGATCGACGACGTGGCGGTCGCGCGGGCGGTGCGCCGGGCCGGCGGCCGGGTCTGGCTGGGCCTCGCGGAGCGGGTGGACAGCGTGCGGCCGTATCCCCGGTTCGCCGATCTGTGGCGGATGGTGTCGCGGTGCGCGTACGCCCAGCTCCGGCACAGTCCGCTGCTGCTGGCCGGGACGGTGGCGGGGCTGGCGGTCGTGTATCTCGCGCCGCCCTTCGCGGTGTACGTCGCGGTGAGGGCGGATGCGCCGGGGGACGCGGTGGCCGGCTGGGTGGGGCTGCTGGCGTGGGCGGTGATGGCGGGGACGTACATCCCGATGCTGCGCTACTACCGGCAGACCCTGTGGCTCGCTCCGCTCCTCCCGTTCACCGCTCTCCTCTATCTGCTGATGACGGTCGACTCGGCGGTGCAGCACTACCGAGGGCGTGGTGCGGCCTGGAAGGGACGTACGTACGCCCGTCCCGAAGCCGCACCCGATCGCTGA
- the lnt gene encoding apolipoprotein N-acyltransferase, translated as MSATITPAETKQPVPPAHDRAGRLLRRLARPAAAVLSGVLLYLSFPPRPLWWLVLPGFALLGWCLHGRRPWAALGVGYLSGLGFLLPLLIWTGEEVGAVPWLALAAVEAFFVAVFCVGIALVSRLPVWPVWGAAVWILGEAVRARVPFGGFPWGKIAFGQADSVFLPLAAVGGTPVLGFAVVLCGFGLYETARRVRDHRRSGELPRGPLAAAFLTVFVPVTAALAALPLVDDSAEDGTATVAAVQGNVPRLGLDFNSQRRAVLDNHAHRTEQLARDVAAGKVAQPDFVLWPENSSDLDPYRNGDARLVIDQAVRAIGVPTVIGAVLTPETGPLRNTLITWDPERGPVATYDKRHVQPFGEYIPMRSFVRLFSSDVDRVRRDFGPGNKVGVFDLAGTKVGLATCYEAAFDWAVRDTVTHGAQLISVPSNNATFGRSEMTYQQLAMSRVRAVEHSRAVVVPVTSGVSAIIQPDGKIVQQTRMFTPDALVAEVPLRSSLTPATRMGTLPEGVLVALALGALGLVGYARARERRASAG; from the coding sequence GTGAGCGCCACCATCACCCCCGCCGAGACCAAGCAGCCCGTCCCTCCTGCGCACGACCGGGCCGGGCGGCTGCTTCGGCGGCTCGCACGGCCCGCCGCGGCCGTGCTCTCCGGCGTGCTGCTCTATCTGAGCTTTCCCCCGCGCCCCTTGTGGTGGCTGGTACTGCCCGGCTTCGCTCTGCTCGGCTGGTGTCTCCACGGCCGGCGGCCGTGGGCCGCGCTGGGGGTCGGGTACCTCTCGGGCCTGGGTTTCCTGCTGCCCCTGCTGATCTGGACGGGCGAGGAGGTGGGCGCCGTCCCGTGGCTCGCGCTCGCCGCCGTGGAGGCCTTCTTCGTCGCGGTCTTCTGTGTGGGCATCGCGCTCGTGTCGCGGCTCCCCGTGTGGCCGGTGTGGGGCGCGGCCGTATGGATCCTGGGCGAGGCGGTCCGCGCGCGGGTGCCGTTCGGCGGTTTCCCCTGGGGCAAGATCGCCTTCGGCCAGGCAGACAGCGTGTTCCTGCCGCTCGCCGCGGTGGGAGGGACCCCGGTCCTCGGCTTCGCGGTCGTCCTCTGCGGCTTCGGTCTGTACGAGACAGCCCGCCGTGTCCGTGACCACCGCAGGAGCGGCGAACTGCCCCGCGGACCGCTCGCGGCCGCCTTCCTCACCGTGTTCGTCCCTGTCACCGCCGCGCTCGCCGCACTGCCCCTCGTCGACGACTCCGCCGAGGACGGCACCGCGACCGTCGCGGCGGTCCAGGGCAACGTGCCGCGCCTCGGCCTGGACTTCAACTCCCAGCGCCGTGCGGTCCTCGACAACCACGCACACCGCACCGAGCAGCTCGCCAGGGACGTCGCCGCGGGCAAGGTGGCCCAGCCGGACTTCGTGCTGTGGCCGGAGAACTCCTCGGACCTCGACCCGTACCGCAACGGCGACGCTCGGCTGGTGATCGACCAGGCCGTGCGGGCGATCGGCGTACCGACCGTGATCGGGGCCGTGCTGACGCCCGAGACCGGTCCGCTCCGCAACACGCTGATCACCTGGGACCCGGAGCGCGGACCGGTCGCGACGTACGACAAGCGGCATGTCCAGCCGTTCGGCGAGTACATCCCGATGCGCTCCTTCGTCCGCCTCTTCAGCTCGGACGTCGACCGGGTCCGCCGGGACTTCGGCCCCGGGAACAAGGTGGGCGTCTTCGATCTCGCCGGTACCAAGGTCGGGCTCGCGACCTGCTACGAGGCGGCCTTCGACTGGGCGGTGCGCGACACCGTCACCCACGGTGCCCAGCTCATCTCCGTACCCAGCAACAACGCGACCTTCGGGCGCAGCGAGATGACCTACCAGCAGCTGGCGATGTCACGCGTACGGGCCGTCGAGCACAGCAGGGCCGTCGTCGTGCCCGTCACCAGCGGGGTCAGCGCGATCATCCAGCCGGACGGGAAGATCGTCCAGCAGACGAGGATGTTCACCCCGGACGCGCTGGTGGCCGAGGTGCCGCTGCGCTCGTCCCTGACCCCCGCGACGCGGATGGGCACGCTGCCCGAGGGCGTCCTCGTGGCGCTCGCCCTCGGCGCCCTGGGTCTGGTCGGCTACGCCCGTGCCCGAGAGCGCCGGGCCTCCGCCGGTTAG
- a CDS encoding O-antigen ligase family protein, with protein sequence MAAAADRSAARERSITAGLGHCDEPGDLREHGGAPDAAGVILLGCCAAWALISAAGREGRPEGVLLAVLAVAAGYACGRICGSLLPVAGTAVAAAGALALAVAEQHGAVTGLGPAPSGHAGSAAALLVLSAGAACCAAAAVRPPAARLLLWLAAVAAAGTALAWGSASGFVAATGVILCALAAGRTHRRLPALAGFAVAAALVAGASWAMAVDALPRWFTGPFEDRLGADRMLLWQDAADLARAHPVLGAGPDRFGELSPAAQLSLVPDGTPHSAALQQAAEQGLVGVLLLGALHCWMLYGLWRSPRPTPVVLNAGAALTALAALATLGDALSLTPVTAGAGLLAGLAMARPAPESSAPAMA encoded by the coding sequence ATGGCAGCAGCGGCGGACCGGTCGGCCGCGCGCGAACGTTCGATCACGGCAGGTCTCGGGCACTGTGACGAGCCAGGGGATCTCCGGGAGCACGGGGGCGCACCGGATGCGGCCGGCGTGATCCTGCTCGGCTGCTGTGCGGCATGGGCGTTGATCAGCGCGGCGGGTCGGGAGGGGCGCCCCGAGGGGGTGCTGCTGGCCGTGCTGGCCGTCGCGGCCGGCTACGCGTGCGGACGGATCTGCGGATCGCTGCTCCCCGTGGCGGGCACGGCGGTGGCCGCGGCGGGAGCGCTCGCGCTGGCCGTCGCCGAGCAGCACGGCGCGGTGACCGGTCTGGGGCCGGCGCCTTCCGGACACGCGGGGTCGGCGGCGGCGCTGTTGGTGCTGTCGGCCGGAGCGGCCTGCTGCGCCGCCGCGGCCGTACGCCCACCGGCGGCACGCCTGCTGCTGTGGCTTGCCGCCGTCGCGGCGGCCGGCACGGCCCTCGCATGGGGGTCGGCATCGGGCTTCGTGGCGGCGACCGGAGTGATCCTTTGCGCACTGGCAGCGGGCCGCACGCACCGACGGCTGCCGGCGCTCGCCGGTTTCGCGGTGGCGGCCGCGCTGGTGGCCGGGGCGTCCTGGGCGATGGCCGTGGACGCGCTGCCCCGCTGGTTCACCGGCCCGTTCGAGGACCGACTGGGCGCGGACCGGATGCTGCTGTGGCAGGACGCGGCCGACCTCGCGAGGGCGCACCCGGTGCTGGGCGCGGGCCCTGACCGGTTCGGCGAACTGAGCCCCGCCGCGCAGCTGTCGCTGGTTCCCGATGGCACCCCACATTCGGCCGCGCTCCAGCAGGCGGCGGAGCAGGGCCTCGTCGGAGTGCTGCTGCTGGGCGCGCTGCACTGCTGGATGCTCTATGGGCTGTGGCGCTCGCCCCGGCCCACCCCGGTGGTGCTGAATGCGGGTGCCGCGCTGACGGCACTGGCGGCCCTCGCGACCCTGGGCGACGCGCTGAGCCTCACTCCGGTCACGGCGGGGGCGGGGCTGCTGGCGGGCCTGGCCATGGCGCGTCCGGCACCGGAGTCATCCGCGCCGGCCATGGCATGA
- a CDS encoding helix-turn-helix domain-containing protein: MSHDQLTYLELLARGAAAEAYDRPVLLARASGAGPETLSGLEQAKQLALRVRAELEGRRRREAELSALFETAHDLSGLRDLDAVLRAIVQRARSLLGTEVAYLSLNDPAAGDTYMRVTEGSVSARFQQLRLGMGEGLGGLVAQTARPYVTDSYFDDERFQHTRTIDSGVRDEGLVAILGVPLMLGSQVIGVLFAADRRARVFEREQVALLASFAAHAAVAIDTANLLAETRTALAELERANAIIRDHSAVIERASDVHDRLTELVLRGGGVHDVAAAVSEVLDGTVEFADPGTPALAALELGDADGHAVRNGDDWVAAVSAGGELLGALVLRGHPALDPVDRRTLERAALVTSLLLLARRSAGEAEQRVRGELLDDLLDAPGRDPHLLRERAARLHADLDAPHVVLAARIDATTDAGGADRATADRQRLWSAASHLAATRHGLAAARDGGTVLLLPLGRGDSATDLARQTAKQLGGTLREPVTVGASAPVGAPAGTQGSVAAAYAEALRCVEALRLLHRSGEGAAAQDLGFLGLLLADTGDIEGFVHRTIGPVADYDERRGTDLVRTLDAYFASGMSPARTKDELHVHVNTVAQRLERIGRLLGEDWQSPSRALEIQLALRLHAISAAVAR; this comes from the coding sequence ATGTCCCACGATCAGCTCACCTACCTGGAGCTCCTCGCACGCGGCGCCGCCGCGGAGGCGTACGACAGGCCCGTGCTGCTCGCCCGTGCGAGCGGCGCGGGCCCCGAGACGCTGTCCGGCCTGGAGCAGGCCAAACAGCTCGCGCTGCGCGTGCGGGCCGAGCTGGAGGGCAGACGCCGCCGGGAGGCGGAGCTGTCCGCGCTGTTCGAGACCGCGCACGACCTGTCCGGCCTGCGCGACCTCGACGCCGTGCTGCGGGCCATAGTCCAGCGCGCCCGGTCCCTCCTCGGCACCGAGGTCGCCTACCTCAGCCTCAACGACCCGGCGGCCGGAGACACGTACATGCGCGTCACCGAGGGCTCGGTGTCGGCCCGCTTCCAGCAGCTGCGGCTCGGCATGGGGGAGGGGCTCGGCGGACTCGTCGCCCAGACGGCACGACCGTACGTGACCGACAGCTACTTCGACGACGAGCGCTTCCAGCACACCCGCACCATCGACTCGGGCGTCCGGGACGAAGGCCTCGTCGCCATCCTCGGTGTGCCGCTGATGCTCGGCAGCCAGGTCATCGGCGTGCTCTTCGCCGCCGACCGGCGCGCCCGGGTCTTCGAGCGGGAACAGGTCGCGCTGCTCGCCTCGTTCGCCGCCCACGCCGCGGTCGCCATCGACACCGCCAATCTGCTCGCCGAGACCCGGACCGCGCTGGCCGAGCTGGAGCGGGCCAACGCGATCATTCGCGACCACAGCGCCGTCATCGAGCGGGCCTCGGACGTGCACGACCGGCTCACCGAACTGGTCCTGCGCGGCGGAGGAGTCCATGACGTCGCCGCCGCAGTGTCCGAAGTCCTCGACGGAACCGTCGAGTTCGCCGACCCGGGTACCCCCGCGCTCGCCGCCCTGGAACTCGGCGACGCCGACGGCCACGCCGTACGCAACGGGGACGACTGGGTCGCCGCCGTGTCGGCCGGCGGGGAGCTGCTGGGCGCGCTCGTGCTGCGCGGCCACCCCGCCCTCGACCCCGTCGACCGGCGCACGCTGGAGCGGGCCGCGCTGGTCACCTCGCTCCTGCTGCTGGCCCGTCGCTCGGCGGGCGAGGCGGAACAGCGCGTGCGCGGTGAGCTGCTGGACGACCTGCTCGACGCACCGGGACGCGACCCGCACCTGCTGCGTGAGCGCGCGGCCCGGCTCCACGCCGACCTCGACGCACCGCATGTCGTGCTCGCCGCCCGGATCGACGCCACGACCGACGCCGGTGGCGCGGACCGGGCCACCGCCGACCGCCAGCGCCTGTGGTCCGCGGCCTCGCATCTCGCGGCCACCCGCCACGGCCTCGCCGCGGCCCGCGACGGCGGCACGGTCCTGCTGCTGCCCCTCGGCCGCGGGGACAGCGCCACCGACCTGGCGCGCCAGACCGCCAAACAGCTCGGCGGCACCCTGCGCGAGCCGGTCACCGTCGGCGCCTCCGCCCCGGTCGGCGCGCCCGCCGGCACCCAGGGATCGGTGGCCGCGGCCTACGCCGAGGCGCTGCGCTGTGTCGAAGCCCTGCGCCTGCTGCACCGGTCCGGAGAGGGAGCGGCGGCGCAGGACCTCGGCTTCCTGGGCCTGCTGCTCGCCGACACCGGCGACATCGAGGGCTTCGTCCACCGCACGATCGGACCGGTCGCCGACTACGACGAGCGGCGCGGCACGGATCTGGTGCGCACGCTCGACGCGTACTTCGCGAGCGGCATGAGCCCGGCCCGTACGAAGGACGAACTCCACGTCCATGTCAACACGGTGGCCCAGCGTCTGGAGCGCATAGGCAGGCTCCTCGGCGAGGACTGGCAGTCGCCGTCCCGCGCCTTGGAGATCCAGCTGGCGCTGCGGCTGCACGCGATATCCGCGGCTGTCGCGCGCTGA
- a CDS encoding NUDIX hydrolase produces MGTPDFIREIRAAAGHQLLFLPGVSAVVLDDDGRVLLGRRADTGNWSIIGGIPEPGEQPAAAAVREVYEETAVRCVPERIVLVETFAKPVTYPNGDQCQFMDVCLRCRAVGGEARVNDEESLEVGWFSVDALPELQEFALFRIKQALSDGPTWFDSTVTD; encoded by the coding sequence ATGGGTACTCCCGATTTCATCCGCGAGATCCGGGCCGCCGCCGGCCACCAACTGCTCTTCCTGCCGGGAGTCAGCGCCGTCGTCCTCGACGACGACGGACGGGTGCTTCTGGGAAGACGGGCCGACACCGGTAACTGGTCGATCATCGGCGGTATCCCGGAGCCGGGCGAGCAGCCGGCGGCGGCGGCCGTGCGGGAGGTGTACGAGGAGACCGCCGTGCGCTGTGTCCCCGAGCGGATCGTGCTGGTCGAGACCTTCGCGAAGCCGGTGACGTACCCCAACGGCGACCAGTGTCAGTTCATGGACGTGTGCCTGCGCTGCCGGGCCGTGGGAGGCGAGGCGCGCGTCAACGACGAGGAGTCCCTGGAGGTGGGCTGGTTCTCCGTGGACGCGCTGCCCGAACTCCAGGAGTTCGCCCTGTTCCGGATCAAGCAGGCACTTTCCGATGGCCCGACGTGGTTCGACTCCACGGTGACTGACTGA
- a CDS encoding bifunctional aminoglycoside phosphotransferase/ATP-binding protein, producing the protein MRETHTAIVFFVGDYAYKLKKPLDLEFLDYSTVPARRTACEREVELNRRFAPDVYLGVGEFRSPHAEAPEPLVVMRRMPTERRLSRLVREGAAVDDVLRAVARRLATRHADAPRSREVDEQGTRDALLSRWEASFAHVRELAGDSPVPDDVNDVERLVRRYLAGRKQLFDTRVEQGRMVDGHGDLLAEDIFCLDDGPRILDCLEFDDHLRYVDGLDDAAFLAMDLEQLGAPEAAAFFLAQYSEYSGDPAPPSLWHHYVAYRAFVRAKVSLIQARQGTDGAQSASRRLVTTALRHLRTSAVGLTLVGGLPGSGKSTLSGALADRLGVTLLSSDRIRKELAGIPAEESAAAAYGEGLYTAEWTARTYAALLDRAAALLSSGESVVLDATWSHAGQREAAQHMADRTSADLVALHCQVPGDVSASRLSTRATGPSDADLDVATAMAAAEPPWSEAVTIDTSGPLESAVVQALAAVRPWGTGQVPVFRRSYMEPD; encoded by the coding sequence GTGCGCGAGACCCACACCGCGATCGTGTTCTTTGTCGGTGACTACGCCTACAAGCTCAAGAAACCGCTCGATCTGGAGTTCCTGGACTACAGCACCGTGCCGGCTCGGCGCACCGCGTGCGAGCGCGAAGTCGAGCTCAACCGTCGCTTCGCCCCAGACGTCTACCTGGGCGTGGGGGAATTCCGCAGCCCGCACGCGGAGGCACCCGAACCACTTGTCGTGATGCGCCGTATGCCGACGGAACGTCGCCTGTCCCGGCTGGTGCGGGAAGGTGCGGCCGTCGACGACGTCCTCAGGGCCGTCGCCCGCCGACTCGCCACCCGACACGCAGACGCGCCTCGCAGCCGGGAGGTGGACGAACAAGGCACGCGGGACGCACTGTTGTCGCGCTGGGAAGCGAGCTTCGCGCACGTCCGCGAGCTGGCCGGCGACAGTCCCGTGCCCGACGACGTCAACGACGTCGAGCGGCTGGTGCGCCGCTATCTCGCCGGCCGCAAGCAGTTGTTCGACACGCGCGTCGAGCAGGGGCGAATGGTCGACGGCCATGGCGATCTGCTCGCCGAGGACATCTTCTGCCTCGACGACGGCCCCCGCATCCTGGACTGCCTGGAGTTCGACGACCACCTGCGGTACGTCGACGGCCTCGACGACGCCGCCTTCCTCGCCATGGATCTGGAACAGCTCGGCGCCCCGGAAGCCGCGGCGTTCTTCCTCGCCCAGTACAGCGAGTACTCCGGCGATCCCGCACCCCCGTCCCTGTGGCACCACTACGTCGCCTACCGGGCCTTCGTCCGCGCCAAGGTCTCTCTCATCCAGGCACGCCAGGGCACAGACGGCGCGCAGTCCGCGTCACGGCGCCTGGTCACAACGGCGCTGCGTCACCTGCGCACCTCCGCTGTCGGACTGACGCTGGTCGGTGGTCTGCCGGGCAGCGGCAAGTCCACGCTCTCCGGCGCGCTCGCCGACCGGTTGGGCGTCACGCTGCTCAGCAGCGACCGAATCCGCAAGGAGCTGGCCGGCATACCGGCAGAGGAGTCCGCGGCCGCTGCCTACGGCGAAGGCTTGTACACGGCGGAGTGGACCGCCAGGACCTACGCGGCTCTCCTCGACCGTGCCGCTGCACTGTTGTCCTCCGGGGAGTCCGTCGTCCTGGACGCGACGTGGTCCCATGCGGGACAGCGAGAAGCCGCTCAGCACATGGCCGACCGCACCAGCGCCGACCTGGTGGCCCTGCACTGCCAGGTTCCGGGCGACGTGTCGGCGTCCCGCCTGAGCACCCGCGCGACCGGACCATCCGACGCCGACCTCGATGTGGCCACCGCCATGGCAGCCGCAGAGCCGCCCTGGTCGGAGGCCGTCACGATCGACACAAGCGGCCCCCTGGAGTCCGCCGTCGTCCAGGCACTGGCGGCCGTTCGTCCGTGGGGAACCGGACAGGTTCCGGTCTTCCGCCGCTCCTACATGGAGCCGGACTGA
- a CDS encoding 3-hydroxybutyrate dehydrogenase: MTMNPGPAPHPVPSAGRPSVALDLGGRTALVTGAAGGIGRACALRLAAAGAKVRAVDREAAGLDTLVEQALGMGLAGAVEPHVLDLTDLDAAEGAAAGTDVLVNNAGLQLVRPIEEFPPEVFHTVLTVMLEAPFRLIRGALPQMYAQGWGRIVNVSSVHGLRASAFKSAYVAAKHGLEGLSKTAALEGAAHGVTSNCVNPGYVRTPLVEKQIADQAAAHDIPQERVLTEVLLKDSALKRLIEPEEVAEAVAYLCTPQASFVTGTSFVLDGGWTAH; the protein is encoded by the coding sequence ATGACCATGAACCCGGGTCCCGCCCCTCACCCCGTCCCCTCCGCCGGCCGGCCGTCCGTCGCTCTCGACCTGGGCGGCCGCACCGCCCTCGTCACGGGGGCGGCAGGCGGGATCGGCCGGGCCTGTGCGCTGCGGCTCGCGGCCGCGGGGGCCAAGGTCAGGGCCGTCGACCGGGAGGCGGCCGGGCTCGACACGCTCGTCGAGCAGGCCCTCGGCATGGGCCTGGCGGGCGCCGTCGAACCCCATGTCCTCGATCTGACCGACCTCGACGCGGCCGAGGGCGCCGCCGCGGGGACCGATGTCCTCGTCAACAACGCGGGGCTGCAACTCGTCCGCCCCATCGAGGAGTTCCCGCCGGAGGTCTTCCACACCGTCCTCACCGTGATGCTCGAAGCCCCCTTCCGGCTGATCAGAGGCGCACTCCCGCAGATGTACGCACAAGGGTGGGGCCGCATCGTCAACGTGTCCTCCGTGCATGGGCTGCGCGCCTCGGCCTTCAAGTCCGCTTATGTGGCTGCCAAACATGGGCTGGAGGGCCTCTCCAAGACCGCCGCTTTGGAGGGAGCCGCCCATGGGGTCACCTCCAACTGCGTCAATCCGGGCTATGTACGCACCCCACTGGTCGAGAAGCAGATCGCCGACCAGGCGGCGGCCCATGACATTCCGCAGGAGCGGGTCCTCACCGAGGTGCTGCTGAAGGACTCCGCCCTGAAGCGGCTCATCGAACCGGAGGAGGTCGCCGAGGCGGTGGCGTACCTCTGTACGCCGCAGGCCTCCTTCGTCACCGGCACCTCATTCGTTCTCGACGGCGGCTGGACCGCGCACTGA